A stretch of DNA from Streptomyces xanthii:
GTGTAGGCGAGCGAACCCTGCCGCAGCTGGACGCGCGCGGCCTGCCGCTCCCCCATGCGGTCCAGCTTGAGCCGCCGGGCCGCGATGGTGAGGGCGCGCACGGACACGTCCATGCCGACGATCTCCGTGAACCGCGGGTCCTTGAGCAGCTCCTGCACCAACTGGCCCTGGCCGCAGCCCAGATCGAGCACCCGCGCCGCCCCGGCCTCCCGGAGCGCGCCGATGATCGCCTCACGCCGCCGCACCGCGAGCGGAACGGGCCGCTCCTCCGTGTCGGCCGTCTCGTCCACCGCGTTGTCGATCGCCTCGACCTCGGTGTCGTCCGCGTCCGCGAGCCGCGCCAGTTCGAGCCGGCCGAGCGCCTCCCTGGTCAGCGCCCAGCGCCGCGCCAGGTAGCGGCTGGTGATCAGCTTCTGCTCCGGGTGCCCGGCCAGCCAGCCGTCCCCGGCCCGCAGGAGCTTGTCGACCTCGTCGGCGGACACCCAGTAGTGCTTGGCGTCGTCGAGCACGGGCAGCAGCACGTACAGGTGCCGCAGCGCGTGCGCGAGCCGCAGTTCCCCTTCGAGCACGAGCCGCACGTACCGCGACTCCCCCCACTCGGGGAACTTCTCGTCGAGCGGCACCGCCGCCACCGTCACCGCCCATCCGAGCGGCTCGAACAGCTTCCGTACGAGGTCGGGGCCGCCCCGCGCCGGCAGCGCGGGCACCTCGACGCGCAGCGGCAACGCCTCCTCGGCCCGCTCGGGCCGCGCCGCGCACACCCCGCGCAGCGCGCTGGAGAACACCGCGCTCAGCGCGACCGCCAGCAGCGACGACGCGGCGTAGGGCCGGTCGTTCACGTACTGCGCGAGCGACGCGTCGGCCGCACCGCCACGCCCCTTGCCGCCCTTGCCCTTGCCGCTCCTCACCAGCGCCACCGGATCGACCTCCAGCAGCAACGCGGCCGTGCACCGCTCCGCACTCGCCTCGGGGTAGAGGACGTGCGCGGTGCCGTAGGAGGTGGAGAACGCCTGCGCGTTCTCGGGATGCTTGTGCAGCAGAAACCCGAGGTCGGTCGCGGGGCGTTCAGGGGTACCGGTGGTACTGATCGTCAGGAACACGCCACCAGTCTCCCGATCCCGGAGGCGCGCGACCAGCGAGTTTTGGCGAGGGGAGGCGCGGTACGACCGCCCCCGTTCCGTCGAGGACTCCTGGGCTCCGGGGCTCCTGGGCTCCTGGGCTCCTACAGCTGCGACTGGACCTGTGCGGAGATCAGCTCCAGGTGGTCCAGGTCGTCCAGGTCCAGGACCTGGAGGTAGATCCTGCTCGACCCGATCGCCCCGTAGCGGCCGATCTTGTCGACGACCTCCGCCGGCGAGCCGGCCAGCCCGTTCGCCCGCAGGTCGTCGACGTCCCGGCCGATGGCCGCCGCCCGCTGCTTGATCTCCGCCTCGTCCCGGCCGACGCAGACCACCAGCGCGTTGGAGTACACCAGGTCGTCGCCGCGGCGGCCGGCCTGCTCGGCCGCCGCCCGGACCCGGCCGAACTGCCGCTCACTGTCCTCGACGGACGCGAACGGGATGTTGAACTCGTCCGCGTACCGCGCCGCCAGCCGGGGCGTCCGCTTCGCCCCGTGCCCACCGATCAGCACCGGCACCTTGGCCTGCGCCGGCTTGGGCAGCGCCGGGGAGTCGACGAGCTGGTAGTAGGTGCCGTCGTGGGTGAACGTGGCGCCGACCTCGGTGCCCCACAGCCCGGTGACAATGGCCAGCTGCTCCTCCAGCCGGTCGAACTTCTCCTTGGGGAACGGGATCCCGTACGCCTTGTGCTCCTCCTCGAACCAGCCGGCGCCCAGGCCAAGTTCGACCCGGCCGCCCGACATCTGGTCGACCTGGGCCACCTGGATGGCGAGGACACCGGGCAGCCGGAAGGTGCCCGCCGTCATCAGGGTGCCGAGGCGGATGCGCCGGGTCTCCCGGGCGAGGCCGGCCAGGGTGATCCAGGCGTCGGTGGGACCGGGCAGCCCGTCGGACGAGCCCATGCGCAAGTAATGGTCGGAGCGGAAGAAGGCGTCGAAGCCGAGGTCCTCGGTCGCCTTCGCGACGGTCAGCAACGTGTCATAGGTCGCCCCCTGCTGGGGCTCCGTGAAGATGCGAAGATCCATACCTCCATCCTGCACGCTCGAACGTGCGTCAACCTTGCTGGTCACTCCGGTGCCCGACCCCCACGGTCGGGTGAAAATCCGTCAACCCGGCGCTGGCACGGGCCCCGTTCAGTGACCGGGACCGCCGGGTGATCGTTGGCCGGGGCGGTGCCGGACCGCCCGGCATCCGCGCCGGCGTCAACTGCCGGGCGTCTTGTGTGTCGTCCGCCTTTCCCCAGGTGGGAGGGCGAGGGCCGAGGAGGCCGTCATGTCCGAGGAAGTCGTGTCCGTACCGCAACAACAGGGCGCGCCCAAGGGTCTGCTGCAGCAGATGGAGGAGTTGATGGCGGCGCTCAACGCCGATCTGTCGCAGCTCGACGCGGACCTCCAGCAGAACTCGGGCGGTGTGCCGCACGCCGTGGCCGAGGAAGGCTGACGCTCCGGATCGGCAATCCGACGGTCCGGCAATCCGCGGTCCCGCGGTCCGGCAGTCCGGCAGTCCGGCAGTCCGGCGACCAGTACAGCCGGGTCACGTCGGGTTGCCGGTCAGGCCGTCCCGTCCGGCCATCCGGTCCGGCCATCCGGTCCGGTGGCCATCCGACCGACCCGGCCACACGGTCTGTGCACCGTCTGGCCACCCCGGCCCGGGCGACCGGTGAGACCGCCCGGTCAGGCCGCCGAGTCGGATCCCGGTGCGGGACCGCCGCCCCTGCTCCGGCCGCGGTCGGTGAGTCTGCCGTCGTCCCGCTCGGGCAGGCGCCGCAGGATCTCCAGGACCCGGTCCCGGGACTCGTCCGCCGCGTCGATCGCTTCCATGCACTGCCAATAGGCCCCCTCCTCGAAGGACTCGCTCGCCACGCCGACGAGCGCGATCCCCACATCGCCGAGCAGTGCGCCGAGCTCCAGCAACGCCCCTCGCGCGTCGCCCAGTTCGGTCAGCTGTGCCGCTCGTATGCCGCCCGCTCCGACCACCGGTCCAGCGGAGCCGCCGCTGCCCCGCGCTCCCGCCTCGCTCAGGCTCAGCGCGTCGCCCCGTAATTCCGCGGGCCCTAGCATCGCCAGCCTGCTGCCGACCGCCTGGGCCAGCGCCTGTGCCTGCCACGCCTCCCTCATGATGTCCGGCGCGTCCTGGCTCTGTGCCAGGGCCCGTCGGCCGACCCCGATGAGCCGCACCGCTTCCATCCGCGTCCCCGTCCGTCCTGCCCGAACTCCCTTGTCCACTACCCAGAGTGAGGGTCCGCGAGACGAAAAGCCAGAGGTCACCCGAAATCTGTGGACACAGAATCGGTTGTGGACAACTCTATGACTCCGAAGAGTGACGACCGGGGTCGCGGTCGACGGAATCCCGGCCGGGCGCGGGAAAACGCGACTCGTTGCGGTCGATCTTCGCGTCCAGCGCGGCGAGGGCGTCGATCCCGAGGACCTCGCACAGTTGCAGCAGATACGCGAGCACGTCGGCGACCTCGTCGCGGACCCGGTGCGCCGAGTCTGGGTCGTCCATGACCCGGGCCGACTGCTCGGGGGTCAACCACTGGAAGATCTCGACGAGTTCGGCGGCCTCGACGCTCAGCGCCGAGGCCAGGTTCTTCGGCGTGTGGAAAGGGCCCCAGTCGCGGGCGGCGGCGAAGGCGGCGAGCCGGGCCTGCAGCGCCGCGAGGTCGGGCGTCCCCGTCGGCTGTCCGGCAGCGCCGTCCGCCTCCGGACCGAGGGCGCCCTCTCCTCCCTCACCGGCCAGGCCTCCGTCCCCGCCGTCGTCCCTGCCCGCGTCCTCGTGCCCGATCCCGCGCACGCGTCCTGGCCCGTCCCCGTTTTCCGGTGCTGTGTCTGTCACGGCCTCAGGTCTACCACCGCCGCCCCGTGCGTCCGGGCCTCGGGGACGACGGCCGACCCCTCCCCCACCGCGGCGACCAGTCGGATGTGGCCGCGGGCGCACATGCGGGCGGCGAGCGCGGCCAGTTCGCGGCTCTGGGCCGGGTCGAGCCCCCGGTCCAGGCCGTCGGCGAGCACGGTCAGGCTCTGGTAGGCGTCCGGCACCTCGGCCACGGTGTCGACGTCCAGCACCCCCGGGCCGGTGAGCAGCACCAAGGCCAGGGCCAGATAGCGCAGTTCACCGTCGGCGAGGCGCCCGACGGGCGTGGCCGGGCCGCTCTCCCGGCCGACGACGGCGCGGACGAGGCCGTCGGTGCCGGTCTCGGCGAGCACTTCCCGTACGGGTCCCGCGAGTCCGGCGCGGGCCGCGGCGACGAGCAGGGCGTGCCGGTGGGCGCACTCGGAACGGGTGCGCCGCAGTACCGAGGCGAGGTTGTCGCAGCCGGCGAGCAGCATGCCGTCGCCGACCGGGACGGGGGCCCGCATCCGGGCAGGTTCGGGGTCGCAGGCGAACAGGGAGCGCAGGCCGACGACGGTCTGTTCCGCGGCGGCCAGCACCTGGCGCTGGCCCTGGGTACGGCCGGCGACGCGCAGGGGGAGCAATGCGGTGCCGAGCAGGTCGTCGGGGAGCGGGCCGCGGGTGACGGCGACGGATCCGGCGGTGTGCCAGGCGGCCTGGACGTCGCGCCGGCCCGGGTCGCGCAGGGCGGTCTCCAGGTAGGTGACGCCGGGACCGGTCAGGCGTTCGCCGACGATGCGGAGTTCGGGTTCGGCCTGCACGGCGAGGTCGAGCCGGACGGGTCCGACCGGTCCCGCGACGGTGCAGCCGATGCGGAATCCGCGGCGGTGCTGGGCGTCGGGTCTGGCCTGGTCGGGGACGCAGGCGGCGGGGTCGGGGAAGACCTCGTCGAGGTGCGCTCCCCCGCCGAGGCGGGCGAGCGCGTCGAGGGCCCGCAGCACGCTGGTCTTTCCGCTGCCGCTCGGTCCGGTCAGTACGGTGAAGGAGTTGAGGGGGACGGTGGTGCCGCGGTGTCGTGCGAAGGCCGAGAGCCGCAGCTCGGTCACGTACGGGCGGTCCGGGGTCGGGCCGGGTAAGGCGGGCGCGCCCGGCTGAAGCACGGTCATGTCGATGAACGTAGGCGCCCGCGCCCGGCAGAACCGATTTCCCTCGATGACCTTCCTACGATCGGGGGACTATGCCGCCCGGGCTTGCCCAACGGGGTCGCCGCTCGATACGACCCCGATCACTGCGGCTTCGGCCAGTACGGCCCGGATCACTGCGGATCCGGTCCGTACGGCCCGGTCGGTACGGGCCCCTTTGAGCGCGGCCCCCGTACCTCAAGGTCAGCCGAGCGCGCTCGCGCCGGCCACCAGGCCCTGGACCTCGGTGCCGGGCGGGGCGAGCAGGAACACGTTGCGGTCGACCCGGTGCATGCCGCAGCCGAGGCCGAGGACCACCCCGCTGCTGAAGTCCAGCACGCGCTTGGCGACTTCGCCCTCGGCGCCGGTGAGGTCGAGCAGGACGGGGATGCCGGACATGACGGTCTCGGCGACCTCGCGGGCGTCACCGAAGACGTTGACGCGCAGGACGACGAAGCGGCGGCGCGGCTCGGTCTCGTACTCGGGCATCGCCCGGTGGTCGACCGCGGACGGCCATTCGTTGCGGCTGCGCAGCGGTACGACCTGAGCGAGCCCTTCCCACTGTTCGTCAGTGACGTCGTGGCTGTTCAATGCCCCCACCCCGTCCGGGCTCGCACTACTGTCTGCACCGGTCAATTCTTACGCCATGTCACCCGTTCAGCCCAACAGCGACACGGACGGGCATGTCACGCGGCGAGGGTCACGGCCTGCACGGCGGGGACCTTCAGGCCGCGCCGGGCGGTGGCGAGGCTGGTGACCAGGGTGGCCGCGGTCGCCGTGGCCACCACGGCGATCCAGATGCCGAGCCCCTGGTGCGGGAGGAGTCCGTCGGTGCGGACCGCGGTGAACGGGAGGAGGCCGGCGAGTGCGGCGAGTGTGCCGAAGAACACGCCGGTGACGGTCAGGGCGATGCCTTCCACGGCGACGCCGCCGAGGACTTGCGCGGGTGTGGCTCCGGCGAGGCGCTGCTGGCCGAACTCGCGGACGCGGTAGGCCGTCGCCGCGTACAGGGAGTTGATCAGCATGATGCAGGCGAAGACGACGATGATGCCGACCACGATGAGGTTGAGCGTCTCGAGGTTCTTGTCCTCAATTGATCTGGTGAGCCCCGAGGCCTTGATCGCGTCGTTCTCGACGGCCTGCATGTACAGGGTCGCGGTGGCCATGCCGGTGAACAGGATCAACGGCATGAGGACGCCGGAGAGTTGAGGGGCACGCTGTCGCAGGTTCCGTACGGTCAGGTAGCCGCTCGCGCCGGTGAGGGCGGTGACGAGGGGTTCGGCGCGGCGGAGGACGGCGCGCAGGAGGTCGGTGGAGACGAGGGCGAAGCCGACGGAGAGCAGGATCGCGCCGTAGGCGGGGGCTGCCATGAGGGCGGCGTCGGTGGCGTTCATCGCGAAGGTGCTCGTGACCGCGAGGGCGCCGACGACGAGCGCCGCCCAGGAGGCGGCCTTGCGGGCGCGGCCGGGCCGTCGGGCCTGACCGGCGCCGTCGGCGGCCTTCGTGGCGCGTCGTACGGCGAGGAACGCGGCGCCCGCCGAGGCGAGCAGGGTGACCGTGATGCCGGACAGGAGGGCGATCGGGCCGAAGGTGTGGTGGACGGAGCCGGCGACCTGGCCGCTGTCCTTGAAGGCGTCGAGCAGGAGTGATCCGCCGAGCGCGGCGGGGCCGACGGCGAGGACGGTGGCGACGAGTGCGACGGTGACGGCTTCGCCGACGACCATGCGCTTGATCTGGGCGGGGGTCGCGCCGGTGTGCCGCAACAGGTGGATCTCCTCGGCACGTTGACGCACGTTGACGGTCAATGTGGACGCGATCGCGAAGAAGACGAGCAGGGTGCCGTAGCCGCCGACGACGCTCGCGGCGGTGGTGAGGGTGTCGGAGCTGATCTTGTCGACGCCGTCCGCGGCGGCGGTGTCGTGCATCGAGTTGAACGTCATGACGATGGTGGCGCCGAGGAAGGCGGACAGAAGTGTGGCGACGAAGCGGCCCGGGCGCTGGCGTACGGAGCGCAGGGCGAGTCCGAGCATGGTGAACACGGTTCACACTCCCATCGGGATGTTGTCGCCGAGGTGGGCTAGGCGTTCGGCGACCGCGTCGACCGTGGGCGCGGTGAGTTGTCCGGCGAGCCGGCCGTCGGCGAGGAACTGGACGGTGTCCGCGTAGGAGGCGGCGACCGGGTCGTGGGTGACCATGACGACGGTCCTGCCGTGCAGTCGGACGGCCTCCTGGAGGAGGCGGAGGACATCGCGGGCGCTGCGGGTGTCGAGTGCCCCGGTCGGTTCGTCGGCGAAGATCACGGAGGGTTCGGTGACCAGGGCGCGGGCGATGGCGACGCGTTGGCGCTGGCCGCCGGAGAGCTGGTCGGGGCGGTGCCCGAGCCGGTCGCCGAGGCCGACGTCGGTGAGGACGCGCTCGACGCGTTGCCGGTCGACGCGGCGGCCCGCGAGCTTGAGCGGCAGGATCGTGTTCTGGGCGACGGTGAGGGTGGGCAGCAGGTTGTACTGCTGGAACACGAAGCCGACGCGGGTGCGGCGGAAGCGGGTCAGCGCGGCCTCGCTGCGGGCGGGGCCGGGGCCGCCGCTCATCTCCTCGCCGTCGACGGCGACGACGCCGCTGTCGGGCCGGTCGAGTCCGGCCGCGCAGTGCAGCAGTGTGGACTTGCCGGAGCCGGAGGGGCCCATGACCGCGGTGAACGTGCCTGCGGGCAGGCTGAGGGTGATGTCGTCGAGGGCGGTGACGCGGTCGGCGCCGCCGTCGTCCGTGCCGTAGCTCTTGGTGACCCGGACCAGGCGCAGCGCTTCCGCGTGGGCCGTGTGCCGGGGTGTCCGTCCGTGGTGTCGCATGATCGCCGTTCCCCTTGTCCGGCGCGCTCTGCGCCTCTTCCCACGACGCTAGGGTCGGCGGGCCGGCGGCACACGGGGCGTACGTGGCGGGCCGGGGTGGTGCTGGGTCCACCCCGGCGGTTACGGCTGGCCCGCGGAGCGGGCGAGCCAGCGGCCGGCGTGGCGGGTGACCTCGATGGGGCGGCCGAAGCAGGCGGTCATGCGGTCGGGGGTGAGGACGTCCTCGACGGGGCCGCGGGCGAGGACGCGTCCGTCGCGGAGCAGGAGGGCGTGGCCGATGGCCGGGGAGAGCTCCTCCAGGTGGTGGGTGACGGTGACGGTGGCCAGGTGCGGGCGGCCGGCGGCGAGGCGGCGCATGGTGTCGATGAGGTCCTCGCGGGA
This window harbors:
- a CDS encoding 3' terminal RNA ribose 2'-O-methyltransferase Hen1, translated to MFLTISTTGTPERPATDLGFLLHKHPENAQAFSTSYGTAHVLYPEASAERCTAALLLEVDPVALVRSGKGKGGKGRGGAADASLAQYVNDRPYAASSLLAVALSAVFSSALRGVCAARPERAEEALPLRVEVPALPARGGPDLVRKLFEPLGWAVTVAAVPLDEKFPEWGESRYVRLVLEGELRLAHALRHLYVLLPVLDDAKHYWVSADEVDKLLRAGDGWLAGHPEQKLITSRYLARRWALTREALGRLELARLADADDTEVEAIDNAVDETADTEERPVPLAVRRREAIIGALREAGAARVLDLGCGQGQLVQELLKDPRFTEIVGMDVSVRALTIAARRLKLDRMGERQAARVQLRQGSLAYTDKRLKGYDAAVLSEVVEHLDLPRLPALEYAVFGSARPRTVLVTTPNVEYNVRWESLPAGHARHGDHRFEWTRAEFREWAGRVAGRHGYEVAYLPVGPDDPEVGPPTQMAVFSLTDTPAPSGTANRTDVNSREEKHRAEKEAKDG
- a CDS encoding LLM class F420-dependent oxidoreductase; this encodes MDLRIFTEPQQGATYDTLLTVAKATEDLGFDAFFRSDHYLRMGSSDGLPGPTDAWITLAGLARETRRIRLGTLMTAGTFRLPGVLAIQVAQVDQMSGGRVELGLGAGWFEEEHKAYGIPFPKEKFDRLEEQLAIVTGLWGTEVGATFTHDGTYYQLVDSPALPKPAQAKVPVLIGGHGAKRTPRLAARYADEFNIPFASVEDSERQFGRVRAAAEQAGRRGDDLVYSNALVVCVGRDEAEIKQRAAAIGRDVDDLRANGLAGSPAEVVDKIGRYGAIGSSRIYLQVLDLDDLDHLELISAQVQSQL
- a CDS encoding DUF6099 family protein; translated protein: MEAVRLIGVGRRALAQSQDAPDIMREAWQAQALAQAVGSRLAMLGPAELRGDALSLSEAGARGSGGSAGPVVGAGGIRAAQLTELGDARGALLELGALLGDVGIALVGVASESFEEGAYWQCMEAIDAADESRDRVLEILRRLPERDDGRLTDRGRSRGGGPAPGSDSAA
- a CDS encoding nucleotide pyrophosphohydrolase codes for the protein MQARLAAFAAARDWGPFHTPKNLASALSVEAAELVEIFQWLTPEQSARVMDDPDSAHRVRDEVADVLAYLLQLCEVLGIDALAALDAKIDRNESRFPAPGRDSVDRDPGRHSSES
- a CDS encoding AAA family ATPase, which encodes MTVLQPGAPALPGPTPDRPYVTELRLSAFARHRGTTVPLNSFTVLTGPSGSGKTSVLRALDALARLGGGAHLDEVFPDPAACVPDQARPDAQHRRGFRIGCTVAGPVGPVRLDLAVQAEPELRIVGERLTGPGVTYLETALRDPGRRDVQAAWHTAGSVAVTRGPLPDDLLGTALLPLRVAGRTQGQRQVLAAAEQTVVGLRSLFACDPEPARMRAPVPVGDGMLLAGCDNLASVLRRTRSECAHRHALLVAAARAGLAGPVREVLAETGTDGLVRAVVGRESGPATPVGRLADGELRYLALALVLLTGPGVLDVDTVAEVPDAYQSLTVLADGLDRGLDPAQSRELAALAARMCARGHIRLVAAVGEGSAVVPEARTHGAAVVDLRP
- a CDS encoding cell division protein SepF: MNSHDVTDEQWEGLAQVVPLRSRNEWPSAVDHRAMPEYETEPRRRFVVLRVNVFGDAREVAETVMSGIPVLLDLTGAEGEVAKRVLDFSSGVVLGLGCGMHRVDRNVFLLAPPGTEVQGLVAGASALG
- a CDS encoding FtsX-like permease family protein, with amino-acid sequence MLGLALRSVRQRPGRFVATLLSAFLGATIVMTFNSMHDTAAADGVDKISSDTLTTAASVVGGYGTLLVFFAIASTLTVNVRQRAEEIHLLRHTGATPAQIKRMVVGEAVTVALVATVLAVGPAALGGSLLLDAFKDSGQVAGSVHHTFGPIALLSGITVTLLASAGAAFLAVRRATKAADGAGQARRPGRARKAASWAALVVGALAVTSTFAMNATDAALMAAPAYGAILLSVGFALVSTDLLRAVLRRAEPLVTALTGASGYLTVRNLRQRAPQLSGVLMPLILFTGMATATLYMQAVENDAIKASGLTRSIEDKNLETLNLIVVGIIVVFACIMLINSLYAATAYRVREFGQQRLAGATPAQVLGGVAVEGIALTVTGVFFGTLAALAGLLPFTAVRTDGLLPHQGLGIWIAVVATATAATLVTSLATARRGLKVPAVQAVTLAA
- a CDS encoding ABC transporter ATP-binding protein gives rise to the protein MRHHGRTPRHTAHAEALRLVRVTKSYGTDDGGADRVTALDDITLSLPAGTFTAVMGPSGSGKSTLLHCAAGLDRPDSGVVAVDGEEMSGGPGPARSEAALTRFRRTRVGFVFQQYNLLPTLTVAQNTILPLKLAGRRVDRQRVERVLTDVGLGDRLGHRPDQLSGGQRQRVAIARALVTEPSVIFADEPTGALDTRSARDVLRLLQEAVRLHGRTVVMVTHDPVAASYADTVQFLADGRLAGQLTAPTVDAVAERLAHLGDNIPMGV